The Ornithorhynchus anatinus isolate Pmale09 chromosome X2, mOrnAna1.pri.v4, whole genome shotgun sequence genome window below encodes:
- the STMND1 gene encoding stathmin domain-containing protein 1, with protein sequence MAWNSCPVTEHHRINADPAIGRLISKPQPLQRWERQTSSDILEELIVQGIIQGRSQASRNRGAEDVTGNNMEEPLRKPPAKLKKLKAEKQDHSSAVSVLEKEMKGAEERWKTQEEGSKRRLKRDRLWAPIDFWAPIDLGKMDSPATEGHQALSTQTVLEEDNRLHGGGCALESDETNYEAEGFCVLESDVSFNCSNDTTF encoded by the exons ATGGCCTGGAACAGCTGCCCTGTGACTGAGCACCACCGAATCAACGCAG ATCCGGCAATCGGCAGATTAATCTCGAAGCCACAGCCCCTgcagagatgggagaggcagaccTCATCAGACATCCTGGAGGAACTCATTGTTCAAGGAATAATCCAGGGTCGGAGTCAAGCATCACGAAACAGAGGCGCCGAAGACGTCACG GGAAACAACATGGAGGAACCACTCCGGAAGCCCCCAGCTAAACTAAAGAAACTCAAGGCCGAGAAGCAAGACCACAGCTCCGCAGTCAGTGTTCTGGAGAAGGAAATGAAGGGTGCCGAAGAGAGGTGGAAG ACCCAAGAAGAAGGGTCCAAGAGAAGACTGAAGAGGGACAGACTTTGGGCTCCCATTGACTTTTGGGCCCCCATTGACTTGGGCAAGATGGATTCTCCAGCCACAGAAGGGCACCAAGCTTTAAGTACTCAGACCGTCCTGGAAGAAGACAATCGTTTGCACGGTGGAGGATGTGCACTTGAAAGTGATGAGACAAATTATGAGGCTGAGGGGTTTTGCGTTCTGGAGTCTGACGTATCTTTCAACTGCTCAAATGACACAACCTTCTGA